ATTTGGTGGGCCTGTTACTTCTTTATCAGGTtgtctaatttctaattttttggaTTTCATTATGTCTTCTAGCGAGACTTTTGGGGTTCGTTTTactggaaaaaattattctgcttgggaatttcaatttcaattatttgttacgGGAAAAGAGTTGTGGGGCCATATTGACGGTAGTGATCCAGCTCCTACGGAAGCTAAGGATTTGGCTAAGTGGAAGGTTAAGGATGCACGTGTGATGTCTTGGATCTTAGGGTCTGTTGATCCTCTTATTGTGCTCAATCTGAGGCCCTATAAGACTGCGAAGACTATGTGGGAGTATTTGCTAAAGGTTTATCATCAGGACAATACCGCACGCCGTTTTCAACTGGAATATGAGATTGCTAATTACACTCAAGGCAATCTCTCCATTCCggagtatttttctggttttcagaatttgtggggagaattttctgatatgGTCTATGCGAAGGTACCTGCTGCATCTCTCACTGCTGTTCAGGCTGTTCATGAGcagagcaagagagatcaattcctgatgaaattacgccttgaatttgagattactcgctcaaatttaatgaatcgGGATCCTTCGccatctttggatgtttgttttggagaattacTTCGTGAGGAGCAGCGTCTTCTCACGCAGGCTACGTTCCAGCACGATTCCAACCCAAATCCAGTAGCCTATGCAGCCTATGGGAAAGGGAAGGGTAAGGATATGCGCAAGGTCCAGTGTTTCAGCTGTAAGGAGTATGGTCATATTGCCGCCAATTGTGCCAAGAAATCTTGCAATTACTGTAAGAAACCGGGccactttatcaaagaatgtcCCACTCGGCCTCAGAATCGTCAAGCTACTGCCTATCAGGCTGCAGTACACACCTCTTCTGCTCCAGTGATGTCCTCAGCCTCTTCTTCTGTGGCCGGATCAACTGTTCTTACGCCTGAAATGGTCCAGCAGATGATTATGTCAGCCTTCTCTACCTTAGGGCTCCAAGGTAATGGTACTGTTTCGTCTAAGTCTTGGCTTATTGATTCTGCAGCATCCAATCATATGACCAGATCGTCTGatactctttgcaatgttcGTCCATATCATGGTTCATCTCATATTCAAGTAGCTAATGGGAGTCATTTAGCTATTAATGAAGTAGGAGATATTAATCCTTCATTCAGAGATGTTTTTGTCTCTCCTGGCCTTTCTAATAATCTTATTTCAGTTGGTCagttagttgaaaaaaactgtGATGTCCATTTCTCTCGTGATGGTTGTCTTGTGCAGGATCAGGTGTCGGGGAAGATACTCGCGAAGGGGCCTAAAGTTGGTAGACTATTTCCACTGCACTTTTCCAttcctagttgtttatctttAGCTTGTAGGACAGTTAACACTTCGAACGAAGTATGGCACAAACGTTTGGGTCATCCAAATTCTGTTATTCTAtctcatatgttaaattctggtttgttaggcaataaagaacgagtttctcaaaatttgtcatttgattgttctgtatgcaaacttggtaagagtaaaactctttcgttttcttctcatggtagtcATGCTACAAAATGCTTTGATGTtgtgcatagtgatgtatggggcatttctcctgtaatttctcatgctcgatataaatattttgtcacattcatagatgatttcagtCGATATCCTTGGGTCTATTTTCTTCGGGCCAAATCTGAGGTTCTGTCTGTTTTTCAAACCTTTGTAGCATATattgagaatcaattttctacaggcattaagattttgaggtctgattctggtggagaatacatgtcccacgagtttcatgatttcttacgtcacaaaggaattgtctctcagcgctcttgtccttatactcctcagcaaaatggggtggcggaGCAAAAGAACCGCCATCTCTTGGATGTTGTTCGCACTTTATTACTTGAGTCCTATGTTCCTTCTAAATTCTGGGTTGAGGCATTATCTACTgcagtttacttaattaatcgactgccctctcaggtcttgcattttgattctccttattaTCGTTTGTATCATCAGCATCCTAGCTATCTTAATCTGCatacttttggatgtgtttgttttgttcatttacctGCTCATGAACGTAACAAACTTTCTGCTCAGTCTGTTAAATGTGCCTTTATGGGTTATAGTGTTTCTCACAAAGGTTATGTTTGCTATGATCCTTGTTCTGACAAATTTCGTATATCTCGTAATGTTGTGTTCTTTGAGcatcaatgtttcttttctacacatgtTGAATCATTGCCTGAGATTAGTATTCtaccttgttttgatgaattgcctATTTTGCCTGAGCGGTTCAAacctggaattgtgtatacTCGACGTCTACCAACTTTGCCCCTTCCCGAGACTGACCCTTTATCTGAAACTGTTCCAACGACTCCTCCGATTGACTTGCCATCTGAGACAGTTCATGAGTCTGGTCTTCGACGATCTGCTAGGGTATCACGTCCTCCTGATAGGTATGGTTTTCCCCACACTTCCTTTACTGCTACTTTATATTCTATTTCCATCCCTACATGTTTTTCCGAGGCTGTTAAATATGAATGTTGGCGGAAAGCGATGGATGAGGAACTTCGGGCTCTCCAGGACAATCATACATGGGACATGGTTCCTTGCCCCTCTCATGTTAACGCCAtaggttgtaaatgggtttactcgATTAAGCTTCGCTCTGATGGGACTCTGGATCGGTATAAGGCTCGATTAGTTGCTCTTGGGAACAGGCAAGAATATGGGGTGgactatgaggagacatttGCTCCGGTCGCGAAGATGACTACAGTGCGTACAATTATTTCTATTGCTGCCTCCCAAGGCTGGCCACTTCACcagatggatgtcaaaaatgcttttcttcatggtgatctcaaagaagatatttacatgactcctcctccggggttgttttcttttccatcTGCCGCTGTGTGTAAGTTGAAGCGgtctctctatggcttaaaacaggctccccgggcatggtttgaaaaattcaggtctactctgcttcgcttctcctttgtccaaagccaatatgattcttctttgttcctttgcaagactccgactggtcttgttcttttacttgtgtatgtggatgatattgtcattacaGGAACCGACTCTAGTTTGATTGCACATCTCAAGCGCAATCTTCAAG
This genomic interval from Corylus avellana chromosome ca3, CavTom2PMs-1.0 contains the following:
- the LOC132174783 gene encoding uncharacterized protein LOC132174783; amino-acid sequence: MNRDPSPSLDVCFGELLREEQRLLTQATFQHDSNPNPVAYAAYGKGKGKDMRKVQCFSCKEYGHIAANCAKKSCNYCKKPGHFIKECPTRPQNRQATAYQAAVHTSSAPVMSSASSSVAGSTVLTPEMVQQMIMSAFSTLGLQGSGVGEDTREGA